The following proteins are encoded in a genomic region of Bacillota bacterium:
- a CDS encoding DUF4368 domain-containing protein, whose product MKSENANGRCHELDALFTKTYEDNASGKLSDERFMMITKRYDDEQIALKKKISALQAEIDAEKRHKSSAANFLRTVRKYTEIKELTPTIVNELIEKIVVHQAQGIGRNKTQQLEIYYNFVGVLDMPQVMALPQSVTMDTRQGVAVEYITRKAG is encoded by the coding sequence ATGAAAAGCGAAAACGCAAATGGCCGTTGTCATGAGCTTGACGCGCTTTTCACCAAAACATATGAGGACAACGCCAGCGGCAAGCTCTCGGACGAGCGGTTCATGATGATTACCAAACGCTACGATGACGAGCAGATTGCGCTCAAAAAGAAAATCTCCGCTCTGCAAGCGGAGATTGACGCGGAAAAGCGGCACAAGAGTAGCGCGGCCAACTTTTTGCGGACAGTGCGCAAATACACGGAAATTAAGGAACTTACCCCTACCATTGTGAACGAGTTGATTGAAAAGATTGTCGTTCATCAGGCGCAAGGCATCGGCAGAAACAAGACGCAACAGCTTGAAATCTACTACAACTTCGTGGGCGTTCTGGATATGCCGCAAGTTATGGCGCTGCCGCAGAGTGTGACCATGGACACTCGACAGGGCGTGGCGGTTGAGTACATCACACGGAAAGCTGGATAG
- a CDS encoding helix-turn-helix transcriptional regulator: MSYQNFDRMINNQTRSIRYENIEILCQLLKCTPNELFTIQTEQGTIKNNRGENTHGHQNTESC; encoded by the coding sequence ATGAGTTATCAAAATTTCGATCGAATGATCAATAATCAGACACGATCTATTCGTTATGAAAACATCGAGATTTTATGTCAACTATTGAAATGTACACCGAATGAATTATTTACTATTCAAACAGAACAAGGCACTATTAAAAACAATAGAGGTGAAAATACACATGGACATCAGAATACTGAATCCTGCTAG
- a CDS encoding phospholipase D family protein: MNYLLFKQNKALLKTIEVKIHMDIRILNPASQPSGEFRILQWLEDCFASQKYSHCKFAVAFAHAIPFYKLGIQISNWKLAGKTIEAIFGIDLHGTSRQALDYALSTFDRTFVVNTRASTFHPKLYIFYGESEATVYYGSSNFTVGGLETNFEGGIILRLDLPEDKSVLEQAENTFAALLPEKLSCSVKLTPEILIKLQNSKVLLDESLPKRGKANEETVCRALKNAGDNVLADVFGSYKVKPAKTIPKAMMNAKDETKKGTKAPNKSLIARAPIVSGLIMQIAPHKNGEIHLSKIAVDQNPNFFGFPFSGKTTPKKASNAAYPQRVPDPVVNIEVYDDSGKLVHSESLYNLNTIYYTAKSEIRITITPSILSGLSIESSDEYPILVMSESLETSCDYDLTFYAPGSKEYITYVSMCNQQLPSGGKSTPRKMGWF; encoded by the coding sequence ATGAATTATTTACTATTCAAACAGAACAAGGCACTATTAAAAACAATAGAGGTGAAAATACACATGGACATCAGAATACTGAATCCTGCTAGCCAACCTTCAGGTGAATTCCGGATACTTCAGTGGCTTGAGGACTGTTTTGCAAGTCAAAAGTATTCCCATTGTAAATTTGCTGTTGCTTTTGCCCATGCAATACCATTTTACAAACTTGGAATACAGATTTCAAATTGGAAATTGGCAGGTAAAACAATAGAAGCAATTTTTGGAATAGACTTGCATGGTACAAGTCGTCAAGCACTGGATTATGCACTTAGTACTTTTGACAGAACGTTTGTCGTTAACACCAGGGCTTCAACATTTCACCCCAAATTATACATATTTTACGGGGAATCCGAAGCCACGGTTTACTATGGTTCTAGTAATTTTACCGTTGGTGGATTAGAAACAAATTTTGAAGGCGGCATCATACTGCGCCTTGATTTGCCAGAAGATAAGTCGGTACTTGAACAAGCAGAAAATACATTCGCTGCCTTGTTGCCAGAAAAATTGTCATGCTCTGTTAAGTTAACACCCGAAATTCTTATTAAGTTGCAAAACAGCAAGGTATTATTAGATGAATCCTTACCTAAACGAGGAAAAGCGAATGAAGAAACAGTATGCAGAGCTCTAAAAAACGCGGGAGATAATGTTTTAGCAGATGTATTTGGAAGTTATAAGGTAAAGCCTGCTAAAACCATTCCCAAGGCTATGATGAATGCAAAAGATGAAACAAAAAAGGGTACAAAGGCACCCAACAAATCTCTAATTGCAAGAGCCCCAATTGTAAGTGGGCTTATCATGCAAATTGCACCACATAAAAACGGAGAAATACATTTAAGTAAAATTGCAGTTGACCAAAATCCGAACTTCTTTGGATTTCCTTTTTCCGGGAAAACCACGCCCAAAAAAGCATCAAATGCTGCATATCCTCAGAGAGTGCCTGATCCAGTTGTAAACATTGAAGTATATGATGATTCCGGAAAACTGGTTCATAGCGAATCGTTGTATAATCTTAATACTATTTACTACACGGCAAAATCAGAAATACGAATTACCATCACTCCAAGTATCTTATCAGGCCTTTCAATAGAATCAAGCGATGAATACCCGATTCTCGTGATGTCAGAATCCTTGGAAACCTCTTGCGATTATGATTTGACATTCTATGCACCTGGTAGCAAAGAATATATAACTTATGTAAGCATGTGTAATCAACAACTCCCATCTGGTGGTAAGTCTACACCAAGAAAGATGGGCTGGTTTTAA